The stretch of DNA TACAATGGCATGATGATGCCTGGATACAATTCACACTGATATTGCATTTTCTATTATTTACTCATGCTAGGTAGTTCCGTTCACAGATTCCAAACACAATCCACACTACCAATGCATTGATTATTGCAATGACCACAGCATATATTATCGACACAGTTTACACTGATATAGCGTTTTcaattatatggtgatattatgttaTTTATCTTCACAACTTATAGAAGTAGTACACACTGCCGAAATATTACCGCAATAAACACTCAGGATATAGTTCACAGTCTGTGCTTAGCGTAGCATGTACTTGGAGCATAATACATACAGATATTGCATTTAAATAAGATGGCCACAGCATATATATGTTGAACACGATTTTCACTGACATAGCGTTTCCAATTCTAAGGTGatgttatgtatttttattattattccccCACTCAATACGTAATTCACACTGCTGCTCTGTCAGTGCTTTCACTGACCACATTATTTACTCCGAGATAAGTTCTCAGTCTGTGCATAGTATCGCATATACTCAAGGCATAATTCACACTGACCTTGCATTTGAATTCAAAAGTAGAAGTATTTACAATCACTGTTGGTGAATTTTAAAtacttacagtatttaaccccttaatgaccacggacgtaaatgtacgtcctggtttggctggacttcccgcaccaggacatacatttacgtcctgtgtatgaccgcgagcatcggaacagtgctcgcgtcatacacagcagccggggacccgctcgtaatggccgacatccctgattgcgcggatgtccaccattaaaccttcagatgccgtgatcaatacagatcacggcatctgcggcattggggtactttgattggatgatcggatcgcccgcagcgctgccgcggcgatctgatcatccagcatgacagccagaggtccccttacctggctccggctgtctcctggaatcttctgctctggtctgtgatcgagcagaccagagcagaagatcaccgataatactgagcagtgctgtgtcctatgattagcactgcacagtattagcaatcaaaggattgctatagatagtcccctatggggacataaaaagtgttaaaaaaaaagttgaaaaatgtaaaaataaaaagttttaaaaaagtgaaaaatcccctcccccaataaaaaagaaaattgtccttttttcccattatacccccaaaaagcgtaagttttttttaataaacatatttggtattgccacatgtgtaaatgtccgaactatcaaaatataatgttaatgatcccagaacggtgaatggcgtaaacgtaaaaaaaaaaaagttaaaaaatgctgctttttcgtcacattttatttaaaaaattttataaaaaatgatctaaaagttttatataagcaaatgtgctatctaaaaaaaagtacagatgacggagcaaaaaaagagccctcataccaccctatatacagaaaaatgaaaaggttataggtggtcaaaatagggcgattttagattactgattttgtacaaaaagttttagattttttttaagcagtacaaaaatataaaagtatctagccatgggtatcattttaatcgtattgacccacagaataaagaacacatgtcatttttaccgtaaagtgtacagtgtgaaaacaaaaccctccaaaatgtgcaaaatttgggttttcactttaatttcctccctaaaaaaatctttttttgggttcgctgtacattttttggtaaaatgagaggtttctttacaaggtacaattggccacgcaaaaaaaacaagcccttatatgggtctgtagatggaaatataaaagagttatggatgttagaaggcgaggaggaaaaaacgaaaaaaaaaaaaaaattgacctggtccttaaggtgaaaatgggcttggtcattaaggggttaaaattcacCAACAGTGATTGTGAATACTTCTATTTGAATTCAAACACAAGATCAGTGTGAATTATGCCCTGAGTATATGCTATGCTATGCACAGACTGTGAACTTTTCTCAGAGGATATTTTTGAAAAATGTCGGCCAATTCGCCAattcgaatttatttgcggtgaattgctattaaaaaagagctatttctggccaacagagagcctcaataggggtgtagaacattttgccttgctgaaacacacatagggagtgtgctaggttagtgaaataattctattattcagtatgacatgcagatcagaggcgtcgctatcactgtcgcagagcagcacaatgactggaggtggcatcagtatgaggggaccatgtagtggctgaatgacacaacgtggatgtggcagcagcatgaggagaccatatagtggctgaatgacacagcgtggaggtggcgccagcatgaggagaccatatagtggctgaatgacagtgtggaggtggcggtagtatgaggagaccatatagtggctgaataacagtgtggaggtgtcggtagtatgaggagaccatatagtggctgaataacagtgtggaggtggtggtagcataaggagaacatatagtggctgaatgacacagcgtggaggtggtggcagcatgaggagaccatatagtggctgaatgacacagcctggagttggcggcagcatgaggagaacatatagtggctgaatggcacagcctggaggtggcagaagcatgaagagatcgtatagtggctgaatgacacagcttggaggtggtagcagctgaggagaacatttagtggctgaatgacaaagcctggagttggcggcaacatatagtggctgaatgacacagcttggagtttgcagcagcatgaggagaccaaatagtggctgaatgacacagcatggaggtggcggtagcatgaggagaacatatagtggctgaatgacacagcgtggaggtggcagcagcatgaggagaacatgtagtggaggaatgacacagcctggagtttgcggcagcatgaggagaccatatagtggctgaatggcacagcttggaggtggcataagcatgaggaaaacatatggtggcagaatgagacagcctggaggtggcagcagcagcatcaggagtcctgaaagtgacccggtgacagagcggTGCGGTGGAtgacaataccagtacctggtgaaggtgggtgaaaaaaggaaaacttgtcatcagatgtgtggcatcaggcgggtggcaggatcagaatagtagctgaggcaggtaggcagaagaaaatggtctcttttgtaaaagtgttagtgtgcacgagtaagtattgaggatatacattacgtaaaacttaacttttaataatatgcttaggataaaatatgtggactccaaattttttttgaataaagcaaaagtaaaggtgtgcaaaaaacaccatgtgccacctacaccaccaagtattgatgtgatgcaaagacctctaaaatttggaagggaacaacgtatggtacaTTGTAACtgttgggggtaaaaactttccttgtaaggccctaatctcacattattaataccctccttgacaagtgttactcgccctaagaaGGGCGGCccgacacaggaacctctccctattttcacctacaaacattgccatttcccagggtttttaggtggaaatagggattggttcctgtgtggggctgctctTTTTAAgaagagtaacactttcctcgaaaagctgGAAGCAAACatcgtattgtccattgtagcaggtgggggtaaaaacttcccctgtaaggccctactctcaccctattaatttgCTTGGCAAGTGCGGGCAGCccgacacaggaaactctctctatttccacctaaaaaccctgggaaatggcaatgtttgtagggggaaattgtgagaggttcctgtgtggggcagcccttCTTAGGgccagtaacacttgcaaagaagggaattaataatgcgaaagtagagccttacagggaaagggtcacgatcacaccctatcggtccagccaagacgctagagagagtgtgatggtgcaagggttaaggccaccagacctctgggtatacactgttagtcccagcaagtcaccaaattaacccttaaataaacgtgttttaccagagcctccttcagaaaggtgagctcatatatttagagatcaaagaccagagctgattaattaaacatttaatctgataaaaggtatcacagtgctaaatatataaaaatacaggaacaaatgacatacaggtataacaatatataaaagagtttagcaaggcaagttcagaaaacaaaagatgaacttcttacagcatgatggtaccagcccatgagagtgagttccagctgttcttaggatggtcttgtcagcttgtagcacagccttgaacaccctgagtctagcattgttttttaaatatcatatctgctttcttgggagggagactccattcccccctcccctctgatcccaccagggggtcttctctctccctggccccttatctgtttgattataggatggcaccagagtgcatgacttcaaaaaagtctttgacttcaaaggagatgtaaacaaacagtcagaccccccaataaaatacaatacacaaacccacagtctgaatgacctctcacccatggcttggataatacatcacacagttataattataatacacatataggttaTTAATAATCAGGGCTTGGGCCTGAcagaaagtttttacccccaccttttagaggtctttgcatcacatcaatacttggtggtgtaggtggcacatggattTTTTGcagacctttccttttgtttgatttagaaAAGATTTTGAgtaaatatattttatcctaagaaaagttaagttttagctaatgcatatcctcaatacttacttgtggtctgatggcgaggaatgtctgtaactggggagcagcaccttaaatatgttttgcactatccatatttgtgaagtgttggtgtggcaccatggtcaatttactctgatgctttaggcattggtgggtggaaatcctggctgatccatgcctgattcatcttcataaaggtcagtctctccacatttttcatggacagacaagtgCTCCTTGGGGCTACCATGGCcaccgctgcactaaacaccccctctgatggcacactactggccgggcaagacagcttttccacggcaaactctgctagttgcggtcaCAAATCAGGTTTGGCAATCCAGAAGTCCagaggatcttcaaggtgtgttggcatgagcatgtcaaggtatgccatcacctgctggttcaggtcctgctccaggtctaccttctgctaatgagttgcttcactatgcgggtgaagaaagctactcatcagtgactgtagactcaggctgctgttgatggagctggtactgctcctgccaccccacccctccccagcagccatggcagtggaaggtgagtgcagagtcagacctgcgagagtatggatgatggcgcagataggcattggcaaactgactatgtaggatgtctctgtagtagatcagtttgcTCTCCCTCTCATTGGGTGTAAGAAAgagccccattttgtgccggtagcgagggtccaataaggggaAGAGACAGAAGTCattccgctgccgaatggtgataaTACagcagtcactacacaagcatgtgagtgtgcatcgtgccatttgtgcaagtgactcggaaggacacactgcctccatctccactgcatactgcctttttgagtctgggtcctctgtctcgccttcctcataaccctctagctcctctgtatgctcctgctcctcctctcctgtcaaatgactataaaaaccacccatcttgtgaaacctaaattgtgctccattgtgcctctccccctcctgctccagttcaacccccacagggctcatgtggctgtgagatgtagacaccatgtctccagtgccctgaccagccattttttCAAACACGTTGTATAGTAgataaagcagtggaattacgCCATTCcttctgtaatcctggcgactgactaataatgtggcttcttcaaaggacatgagcaaacagcaggtgtcacgtatgagctgctactggttgacattgacgttacacaggggagtccccctatccgcttggatcatcaaaaaaacagtgatggcttttctctgtttgtatagtcggtccaacatatagagggtggaattccaacatgtggaaacatcgcaaatcagactatgttggcggatgccgttctgatgctgcagctcaaggagggtgtgctttgcgatgtaccagtggctgaagtgcatgcaaagtttccttcccattgttaggatgtcttgcagatggggggggacacttcaggaaccgcttgaaaaacagattgaacacatgtgccatgcagggcgcatggctcaggcttccttgtcgcagcaaagacaagatgttcttcccattgtcggtcaccatggtttccatttccagttttcgtggagtaagacaTGATTCTATTTTTTGATGAacgacttttagcagtttctccccgtgtgaatccattcgccaaggcaaaccatgtgaagaacagagtgacaccaccatgccctgcacacatggtatgctggaggggcactgagacttgtctgggcagtggaggctgagaacacggtggaggatgtggaggccgagtctcacactgtcacaggaccaattgcctgagagcatggaggcggaatcagcgttacctgtccaagttgctgttgtggctgtgcaggaaccacattcacccagtgggccctaaaggacatgtattgtccctgtccGCAGtcacagctccacatgtcggctctgccgtgcactttggtacacaccgacaaggTCAAGgaatggcccaccttctgttccacaaaattgtgcagggctggtactgccttcttcataaAGAAataatggcttgggactctccacctcagctcggcacaagccatcagttctctgaatggtgcagagtccaccgcttgagaagggagggactgcagcaccagcaacttagacaggagcacattcagcttctgcaccattggatgaatgggctcatactgttgtctcttggacatggctttgccgatggattgctggcagaagaagaaggagaagaaggagcatctagagtgacagaagatgggtatgacatacagctcccttcggctgaggtggtggagccttggttggctAAAAcaaggagcggcgtgccactggtgatgcagcaggctggaccaccacatcagagccacggttctcccaggccgcttcatggtgattctgcatatgttgatgcagggtcgTGGTGCCAACTATGGgagcctggccacgcttcaccttctgccgacacatcttgcatgtggccatgttaacctcctccgcatgcttgatgaaaaagtgccacaccgccgagttgctgattttcccaccaacagtccgcactgattgactgctactgcagccgacttcaggaacccctgtttcaatagctcccaggaaggtaggctgccgcaaagcaggtggtctaccccggtaacgtttggctccagactttccacttctgccaccatgctgaaagTCAACCATgcaaccaccttgctggctcagctgctgcctcatggggaacctgcaaccctcttctccagatgatgatgaagtcacttctgcacccagctcccaagtgcgatcagcttcatcattatcatcgagttgtgtctgcatgtcactgatgtcctcctcaggttcctcaacagtgtctgcttcaggagcctgagcgctcgcaacaccacctcccacgccactctccacatcactacttgcccgcctagcagaggaagcagcagatgtctcctccacttcttggctgggcagtacctgctgactttcctctagatcgtcctcactaaatagtggagctgaacccacagcataagatacttctgtgggggagggaacagcataggaaagaggcaatgggaggacagagactgctcccgggtcatgccaactgagggttgtgtctaaggaacccaccgactgttgacaggtggtgtcagatgtcccttgtgatgaagtggacgaccgtgttaaccaatcgatgacggcagatgggttgctggtcgagacacgctgtttgtccctatctatctctctgcaatgaaaggctgaagtgactatatagggctgtgacttcaaaggggtgactggctgctggtaGGCTGTATGCTGCATATGATTAAGGGTCCtcttgcctacccttgttcctgccttcccaggattccttgccccatgtcctcatatgtggatctgccattttatatgcccttgagcctggactgcactaaatggagtttaatgaagtgatttgcgcaattgAATCGCACTGATATTCGCGTTTGTTGCGAATAGAATTATTCCTGAAATTCTTAActaattcagatttgtcagactCGATTCGTTCATCCCTAACTGTGGTAATTAAATGCACTGACAGAGTAGCAGTGTGAATTACGTATTGAGTgggtgaataataataaaaatacataacatCACTTTAGAATTAGAAACGCtatgagcttgctctttctgagtgttgctgtgtaagagggggcgtgaaagaggagtttcaaaaactgtgattatctgttgtgcggagtgaatctgtggagtgggtgcgactgcctatagcccacattcatattttggggggaggaggagtagattgggcacaggtgtataaatcttagcttgggactcttattgagagcttgctctttctgagtgttgctgtgtaagagggggcgtgaaagaggagtttcaaaaactgtgattatctgttgtgcggagtgaatctgtggagtgggtgcgactgcctatagcccacattcatattttgggtaagtttttctcttttgcacatagtgggataactgttagagtttaaacaccctttttcattttttttttttttttttctctgttccacctctagggggaggaggagtagattgggcacaggtgtataaatcttagcttgggactcttattgagagcttgctctttctgagtgttgctgtgtaagagggggcgtgaaagaggagtttcaaaaactgtgattatctgttgtgcggagtgaatctgtggagtgggtgcgactgcctatagcccacattcatattttgggtaagtttttctcttttgcacatagtgggataactgttagagtttaaacaccctttttcattttttttttttttttctctgttccacctctagggggaggaggagtagattgggcacaggtgtataaatcttagcttgggactcttattgagagcttgctctttctgagtgttgctgtgtaagagggggcgtgaaagaggagtttcaaaaactgtgattatctgttgtgcggagtgaatctgtggagtgggtgcgactgcctatagcccacattcatattttgggtaagtttttctcttttgcacatagtgggataactgttagagtttaaacaccctttttcattttttttttttttttctctgttccacctctagggggaggaggagtagattgggcacaggtgtataaatcttagcttgggactcttattgagagcttgctctttctgagtgttgctgtgtaagagggggcgtgaaagaggagtttcaaaaactggagtttgaaagcaggaggttgagatcgctgtgagttttaatttttgaacccacaaggtctacaaaaaattttaagtgtaattttgactgtctgttttttcctatacatttgtgaaatccccataattagatggcctccatgttggaaaatgcagtccaatgtacatcctgttcaatgtatgcaatccttgaacaacagtttgagggtgcatattgttgtgcgagatgtgtgctagttgtccgtttggaagcccagatcctgcatctagaggggcgactggcaacaatgagaagcattaacaacatggagaggagtctcctgctcactgagcaggcactctcgggaatagaggtgggggaggacagtgggacggagttgcaggacagtcaggcagttagctgggttacagttagaaagaggggtaggggaaaaagtgtcagggaggctagtcctgaactggcacaccccaacaagtttgcccgcttggcagatgagggggatgccattacagagctagcagaactgcagcaggataccgcctctgaccgccagggtggtgtctgctccagtaaggagggagggaggagtacagggcaggccagacaggtactagtggtgggggactcaattattagggggacagacagggcaatctgtcacaaagaccgggatcgccgaacagtgtgttgtctgcctggcgcacgagttcggcacatcgcggatcgggttgacaggttgttgggcggggctggagaggacccagcagtcatggtacatattggcaccaatgacaaagtaagaggtaggtggagtgtccttaaaaatgatttcagggacttaggccgcaagcttaaggcaaggacctccaaggtagtattttctgaaatactaccagtaccacgagccacaccagagaggcagcgggagatcagggaggtaaacaagtggctcagaagctggtgtaggaaggaagggtttgggttcatggagaactgggccgacttcgctgtcggttaccggctctaccgtagggacgggctgcacctcaatggggagggtgcagctttgcttggggagaagatggctagaagggtggaggagtgtttaaactagggacttggggggagggaacctacagcaaagagggggaagatagtgtagatagagaggtgggaattataaatgtacctgggggtggagcggagggaggggttagaatagttaataggaataggcttcataggaaaataaaacttacacccttgaatcccattaaccccaataacataaaggatggaaatgtaaagtgtatgttcacaaatgccagaagcctagcaaataaaatgggggagcttgaggccttgatactggaggaacatattgatatagttggggtcactgagacatggctggactcctcgcatgactgggctgtcaatctgcaggggtttatattgtttcgcaaggatagaatgaacagaaaaggtggtggagtctgtctgtatgtaagaagtggtatgaaagtcaatgtgaacaatgccatagtgtgtgatgattctgaggatgtggaatcattgtgggtagaattacaaaaggagggaaatactgaaaaaattgtatttggtgtaatctacagaccccctaatatcactgaagagatagaagttcggcttcataaacaaatagagagggccgcccgggcaggtacagtggtaataatgggagattttaactatccagatatagattggggtccggggttggctaaaactacaaaggggcgacaattcctaaatttattgcaggataattttatgggccagtttgtggaggacccaacaagaagtgatgccttgttggatctgatcatttccaacaacgcagagctggttggtaatgtaactgtgcgggaaaaccttggtaatagcgaccacaatatagttacttttgacttaaaatgtagaaaacaaagacaggcggggaaggcaaaaacatataactttaaaaaggcaaatttccctgggctgagggctgcactacaggacatagactggggggaggtgtcgtcaaatactgatacagaaggtaaatgggacatctataaatcaactctaaataactatacagctaaatatataccaatggggaacaaatataaacgattaaaattaaatcctacatggctgacaaatgaggttaaaagagcaataaacaacaaaaaaatagccttcaaaaatacaaatctgatgggtcagctataacatttaaacagtacaaggagcttaataaaatctgtaaaaatgtaataaaaacagcaaaaattc from Hyla sarda isolate aHylSar1 chromosome 5, aHylSar1.hap1, whole genome shotgun sequence encodes:
- the LOC130273348 gene encoding uncharacterized protein LOC130273348 translates to MASMLENAVQCTSCSMYAILEQQFEGAYCCARCVLVVRLEAQILHLEGRLATMRSINNMERSLLLTEQALSGIEVGEDSGTELQDSQAVSWVTVRKRGRGKSVREASPELAHPNKFARLADEGDAITELAELQQDTASDRQGGVCSSKEGGRSTGQARQVLVVGDSIIRGTDRAICHKDRDRRTVCCLPGARVRHIADRVDRLLGGAGEDPAVMVHIGTNDKVRGRWSVLKNDFRDLGRKLKARTSKVVFSEILPVPRATPERQREIREVNKWLRSWCRKEGFGFMENWADFAVGYRLYRRDGLHLNGEGAALLGEKMARRVEECLN